The following are encoded together in the Bubalus bubalis isolate 160015118507 breed Murrah chromosome 14, NDDB_SH_1, whole genome shotgun sequence genome:
- the LOC102403789 gene encoding cystatin-C: protein MVGSPRAPLLLLASLIVALALAVSPAAAQGPRKGRLLGGLMEADVNEEGVQEALSFAVSEFNKRSNDAYQSRVMRVVRARKQVVSGMNYFLDVELGRTTCTKSQANLDSCPFHNQPHLKREKLCSFQVYVVPWMNTINLVKFSCQD, encoded by the exons ATGGTGGGCTCCCCGCGCGCCCCACTGCTCCTGCTGGCCTCCCTGATCGTCGCCCTGGCCCTGGCCGTGAGCCCCGCGGCCGCTCAGGGCCCTAGGAAGGGTCGCCTGCTGGGCGGCCTGATGGAGGCGGACGTCAACGAGGAGGGCGTGCAAGAGGCGCTGTCCTTTGCGGTCAGCGAGTTCAACAAGCGGAGCAACGACGCTTACCAGAGCCGCGTGATGCGCGTGGTGCGCGCCCGCAAGCAG GTCGTGTCGGGGATGAACTATTTCTTGGACGTGGAGCTTGGCCGGACTACATGTACCAAGTCCCAGGCCAACTTAGACAGCTGTCCCTTCCATAACCAGCCGCACCTGAAGAGG GAAAAGCTGTGCTCCTTCCAGGTTTACGTCGTCCCGTGGATGAACACCATCAACCTGGTGAAGTTTAGCTGCCAGGATTAA